In Parerythrobacter aestuarii, the sequence CGGGGCAGGAGATCAGCCGCAATGCGCCGTGTCCTTGCGGATCAGGAAACAAGTACAAGCATTGCCACGGAGCGGCAGTCTAAAGCGCTGCCTGCTCCGTCAGCGCGGCTGGCGGACCATGGCTTCGAGCGGGGGCGATCCTTCCACGGAATGGATCATTTGCACCCGCTCGAAACCGCATGAGCCATAAAAGCCGCGATTGTCAGGGTTGGAATTCTCGAGATAGGCCGGGACCCTCGCATCGTCGCAGGCGTCAAGCACAGGCTGGATGAGCTTGCGGCCAAGCCCCTTACCCTGTGCGCGCTGTCTCACGCCGATGGTAAAAAGATAGGCGTGGTCATAGCTGGGATGGTGAGATTCCATTGCCTCGACCGTGCGATTGATCCGGCGAAACCCGCCACGGCTGCTGCGCAAGCCCGCGAGCAGGACCGTTGGCATGGCGGCCAGGGGCAAGTCGCTGTTGCCACCCGGCAGCATCCACATCGCCGCGCCTTCGTCGCCGATCCGGTAGCAAAATCCGCGGGGTGCGTAGAGATGCCGGGCTAGACCTTTGAAAGCGGTTCCCATCGCCTTCGTGTTGCCGAACAGCCAGCGGTTGAACGGATCGTTGGTGAAGGCATCTGTGGTAATGTCACCAAGCTGGTCTGCTTCGGGTTGCAGGACCCGGGTAAGCCCGTCGCCGAGCGTTATGTCGTCAGGTGTCATTCCGTCCTCCCGCGCCGCGCGGCTTGTGGGCTAGCACTCGCGCCCCTGCACGTATAGGGACCGTGCATGCCGCTGCTCGCTGCCGCTTTCCTCATCACAGCCATACTGTATGCCAGCGTGGGGTTTGGCGGCGGTTCGACTTACAGCGCCCTGCTGGCGCTTGCCGGCTTCGACTATCGCCTTCTCCCGGTGCTGTCTCTCGTCTGCAATATCGCGGTGGTGGCGGGGAGCTCCGTGCGGTTCGCCCGGGCAGGCGTTACGCCGTGGAAAAGTGCCTTGGCCGTGACGGGCGTGGCTGCGCCCGCAGCCCTGCTGGGCGGTCTTACACCAATCGGAGAAGGGCAGTTCTTCCTGTTGCTGGGGAGTAGCCTGGTGCTGGCAGGCCTGGCGCTGTTTCTGCCGCACAGCTCCGTTGGAGCAGAGCCATCCCGGTTGGCCAAGGCGATGCCCTTGGTCGCGCTGCCACTGGGCTATCTGTCCGGTCTTGTCGGGATCGGCGGGGGTATCTTTCTCGCTCCGCTGCTGCACCTGACGCGCTGGAACGAAGCAAAGAGCATTGCAGCGACAGCGAGTCTCTTCATACTCATCAACTCGCTATTCGGTCTGATCGGTCAGTTGCTCAAGAATGGTCCGGATACGCTGGGATCAGCGGTCACGTTTGGCCTGCCGCTGATGATCGCAGTGGTCATCGGCGGCCAAATCGGGAGCCTGCTGGCGCTGAAAGTGTTCCCGGCCCGGGTCATCCGCTGGATGACGGCTGCGCTCACGATCTGGGTCGGATCGCGGCTCTTGCTGGGGCTTTAGGAAAGAATGGCTCCCCGAGTTGGATTCGAACCAACGACCAAGTGATTAACAGTCACCTACTCTACCGCTGAGCTATCGGGGAGCAGCCCGTTTCCGAGCGAGCCGCGCGTATATGGAAGCCGATTCCGTTTGGCAAGCCCTTCAGGTGACGAATTGTTCGGCGACGATTCTTTCGTCCAGCGAATGCCCCGGATCGAACAGCAGAGTGAACTCCGAAGAGCGATCGATAGCGACGGAAACCTCCGCAACATCGCGATATTCACGCTGGTCGGCAACGGCCGCGACAGGGCGTTTGGCAGGCTCGAGTACGCGAAAGGTAATGTCGCTGTATTCGGGCAGGATCGCTCCTCGCCACCGGCGTGGGCGAAAGGCGCTGATCGGGGTGAGGGCAAGGACCTGCGAATCGAGCGGAAGGATCGGGCCGTTGGCGGACAGATTGTAAGCCGTCGAACCGACCGGTGTTGCAACCAGCACT encodes:
- a CDS encoding sulfite exporter TauE/SafE family protein — its product is MPLLAAAFLITAILYASVGFGGGSTYSALLALAGFDYRLLPVLSLVCNIAVVAGSSVRFARAGVTPWKSALAVTGVAAPAALLGGLTPIGEGQFFLLLGSSLVLAGLALFLPHSSVGAEPSRLAKAMPLVALPLGYLSGLVGIGGGIFLAPLLHLTRWNEAKSIAATASLFILINSLFGLIGQLLKNGPDTLGSAVTFGLPLMIAVVIGGQIGSLLALKVFPARVIRWMTAALTIWVGSRLLLGL
- a CDS encoding GNAT family N-acetyltransferase — translated: MTPDDITLGDGLTRVLQPEADQLGDITTDAFTNDPFNRWLFGNTKAMGTAFKGLARHLYAPRGFCYRIGDEGAAMWMLPGGNSDLPLAAMPTVLLAGLRSSRGGFRRINRTVEAMESHHPSYDHAYLFTIGVRQRAQGKGLGRKLIQPVLDACDDARVPAYLENSNPDNRGFYGSCGFERVQMIHSVEGSPPLEAMVRQPR